A stretch of Henckelia pumila isolate YLH828 chromosome 4, ASM3356847v2, whole genome shotgun sequence DNA encodes these proteins:
- the LOC140861460 gene encoding uncharacterized protein: MLDAAAGGNLLRKSLEDGYELIEEMASTIYHPQSERNETRRSAGIHHVDALTLVAAQLETGNPSYKPEEGKSSTSTQPPTSQNNVVIPPPFPAALKKAKLESQFANFLELFKKLNINIPFADTLMQMPSYAKFLKENLSNKRKLEEHSMISLIENCSALVQNKIPPKQKDPGSFSIPCMINDVSFHKALCDLGASINLMPYSIFRKLSLREPKPTRISLLLADKSLKYPRGIIEDVLVKVEKFIFPVDFVILDMEEDLDMPIILGRPFLATGKTLIDVQKGELLLRVGEEKIYFDVFNALKCSQYNEKCFQIDALDSLLYNYVQDSFQEPLEAALLSRFPEDEINVGREEMTAYLNDNQSWRKGGKLKLEDLVDQKDLVLQKPSLEEPPTVELKPLPNHLKYVFLDENENLPVIISSSLTDEMETKLLDVLKSHKSVFAWKVADIKGINPSICMHKILMEENINPLV; the protein is encoded by the exons atgttagatgcagctgcaGGTGGTAATTTGTTACGAAAATCACTAGAGGATGGGTATGAGTTAATTGAGGAGATGGCATCTACTATTTATCACCCTCAGTCTGAGAGAAATGAAACAAGGAGATCCGCGGGAATTCATCATGTGGATGCCTTAACTTTAGTGGCAGCTCAGCTAGAG ACTGGAAACCCTTCATATAAACCGGAGGAAG GTAAGTCTTCTACTTCTACACAACCACCAACATCACAAAATAATGTTGTTATTCCACCACCTTTTCCTGCAGCTCTCAAGAAAGCCAAGCTAGAGTCCCAGTTTGCAAACTTTCTAGAGTTattcaagaaattgaatatCAACATTCCTTTTGCCGACACACTGATGCAAATGCCCAGCTATGCTAAGTTCTTGAAGGAGAATCTCTCCAACAAGAGGAAATTGGAGGAGCATTCCATGATCAGTTTAATAGAAAATTGCTCTGCACTGGTTCAGAACAAGATCCCACCAAAGCAGAAAGACccagggagtttctctatcccttgCATGATTAATGATGTGTCTTTTCATAAAGCTTTGTGTGATTTAGGTGCTAGCATAAATCTAATGCCTTATTCCATTTTTAGGAAACTGAGTTTGAGAGAGCCGAAACCCACCAGGATATCGTTGCTATTGGCTGACAAATCTCTAAAGTATCCAAGAGGGATAATAGAAGATGTACTGGTAAAAGTAGAAAAATTCATCTTCCCGGTGGATTTTGTGATTCTTGACATGGAAGAAGATTTGGACATGCCTATTATTCTAGGAAGACCTTTCCTAGCAACAGGAAAAACACTCATAGATGTCCAAAAGGGAGAACTTCTTTTGAGAGTGGGAGaggagaaaatttattttgatgtgTTTAATGCGCTTAAATGTTCACAATATAATGAAAAATGTTTTCAAATAGATGCATTGGACTCACTTTTGTATAATTATGTGCAGGATTCATTCCAGGAACCTTTAGAAGCTGCGCTTTTATCTCGTTTTCCTGAGGACGAAATCAATGTAGGAAGAGAAGAGATGACTGCATACTTGAACGATAATCAGTCGTGGCGAAAAGGTGGCAAACTTAAACTTGAAGATCTTGTTGACCAGAAGGATTTAGTACTCCAGAAACCAAGTCTTGAAGAACCACCGACTGTTGAATTGAAACCACTGCCAAATCATCTAAAATATGTATTTCTTGATGAGAATGAAAATTTACCTGTaataatttcttcttctttgacagaTGAAATGGAGACCAAACTACTGGATGTTCTCAAAAGCCACAAGAGTGTGTTCGCCTGGAAGGtagcagatatcaaaggaatcaatCCATCCATCTGCATGCATAAAATCTTAATGGAAGAGAACATCAACCCGTTGGTCTAG